A single region of the Dunckerocampus dactyliophorus isolate RoL2022-P2 chromosome 3, RoL_Ddac_1.1, whole genome shotgun sequence genome encodes:
- the LOC129178570 gene encoding guanylyl cyclase-activating protein 2-like — MGQTQQRQEPDEELELNSIQDLYKSFIMECPSGSLYLHEFKRMFGVQSGTPESQYMDNIFRAFDMNHDNTMDFIEYVAALHLVLRGKLEDKLRWSFKVFDSDDNGRLDRKELRKIVRIIYKIKDGSICDETGKESLTSEQVCDRIFQQVDINSDGQITLDEFLNGAQKSQWLQSFLTLDINPSGWVQRYLCDRKITAAKDS; from the exons ATGGGACAAACCCAGCAAAGGCAAGAACCTGATGAAGAACTGGAGTTGAACAGCATTCAGGACCTCTACAAGTCTTTCATCATGGAGTGCCCAAGTGGATCTTTGTACCTGCATGAGTTCAAGAGGATGTTTGGAGTTCAAAGTGGTACACCGGAGTCTCAGTATATGGATAACATCTTTCGAGCTTTTGACATGAACCAT GACAACACGATGGATTTCATAGAGTATGTAGCTGCTCTTCATCTTGTTCTGAGAGGAAAACTTGAAGATAAACTGAGGTGGTCCTTCAAAGTATTTGACAGTGATGACAATGGTCGACTAGACAGAAAGGAACTAAGGAAGATTGTTAgg ATCATCTACAAGATAAAAGACGGCTCCATCTGTGATGAAACAGGCAAAGAGAGTCTTACGTCTGAGCAGGTGTGTGATCGCATATTTCAACAGGTCGACATCAACAGTGATG GCCAGATTACGCTGGATGAGTTTCTTAACGGAGCACAGAAAAGTCAGTGGCTGCAGAGCTTTCTGACACTTGATATCAATCCATCCGGATGGGTCCAAAGATACCTGTGCGAcaggaaaattacagctgccaAAGATTCTTAA
- the LOC129178394 gene encoding guanylyl cyclase-activating protein 2-like → MGQAQQTENVEEIDVKALQDMYKKFVTECPSGLLFLHEFKRFFGVDPTGEASEYAENMFRAFDKNGDNTIDFLEFVAALNLVFRGDMEHKLRWSFKVYDKDSNGCVDRDELRSIIDSIHRAKKGNKKDKEPHMTVDDAVDRIMRAVDTDGDGCINMEEFIRGAQQDPWVLNMLKVDINPARWVLDQRRKSAHF, encoded by the exons ATGGGACAGGCACAGCAAACAGAGAACGTAGAAGAAATTGATGTCAAAGCACTCCAGGATATGTACAAAAAGTTTGTCACAGAATGCCCGAGTGGACTACTTTTTCTACATGAGTTCAAGCGTTTTTTTGGGGTGGACCCAACAGGTGAAGCATCAGAATATGCAGAGAACATGTTTCGAGCTTTTGACAAAAACGGG GATAATACGATAGATTTCCTTGAGTTTGTGGCAGCACTGAATCTTGTCTTTCGGGGGGACATGGAGCATAAACTGCGCTGGTCATTCAAGGTGTACGACAAAGACAGCAACGGCTGTGTGGACAGGGACGAGCTCCGGTCAATAATCGAT AGCATTCATCGTGCAAAAAAAGGCAATAAGAAGGACAAAGAGCCACATATGACAGTTGATGATGCTGTGGATCGAATAATGCGGGCTGTTGACACTGATGGTGACG GTTGCATTAATATGGAAGAGTTCATTAGAGGGGCACAGCAGGACCCCTGGGTGCTCAACATGTTGAAGGTGGACATAAATCCTGCACGATGGGTTCTGGATCAAAGGAGAAAGAGCGCACACTTCTGA